The nucleotide window TAAGATTGTCTGTTGGCATTGAGAATGTTGATGATCTAAAAGCTGATTTAAAAGAAGCATTTCAATTAATAAAAAAGCCTCAATTGGCTTAATCTCTTTTTGTATTAGTGTTGTTTAATTAAGCTGAGCGACGAGACTTTCGTTCAGCTTAATTTAAAAATTTTCAGAGAAGAAATAAAAAAATCCAATTATGAGTGTACTTAAATTTATTGAGATAGATCATTTTGAGTTGTGTAGTGGTAGAAACATTAGCCTTAGATTGTCGTATCAAGTATTCGGAAAGCCATTAGGAAACAACCCAATAGTATTAGTAAATCACGCCCTAACAGGAAATTCTCAGGTAACAGGAAAAAATGGCTGGTGGAACGATATTGTTGGTAAAGACAAAATTATAGATACAGATATTTATACGGTTTTAGCGTTCAATGTACCAGGTAATGGGTTTGGTGGATTAGAAGAATCTTTTTTAGAATATTATAAAGAATTTACAGCAAGAGATGTAGCTCGTATTTTTTCTGAAGGACTAAACCGTTTAAATATTAATGCTTTATACGCTATCGTTGGTGCATCTGTTGGTGGTGGTATTACTTGGGAGTTGGCAGCATTACGACCAAATTTGGCAGCATATGTAATTCCAATAGCTACAGACTGGAAATCTACAGACTGGGTAATTGGTAATTGCTTCATTCAAGATGAAATATTAAACCATTCGTCTCAACCACTTTTTGATGCCAGATTGCATGCCATGACGTTTTACAGAACGCCAGAATCTTTTGCTTCAAAATTTAAAAGAGAAAAACAACGAAAAGATGCTTTTAAAATTGAAACTTGGTTAGCGCACCATGGAGAAAAACTAGAAGGAAGATTTGATTTGTCAGCTTACAAAATGATGAATCAAATTTTAAAAACTATCGATATTATACAAGGCAGAGGCACGTTTACCGAAGTGGCAAAACACATTGCTTCTCACATTCAT belongs to Winogradskyella sp. J14-2 and includes:
- a CDS encoding alpha/beta fold hydrolase; the encoded protein is MSVLKFIEIDHFELCSGRNISLRLSYQVFGKPLGNNPIVLVNHALTGNSQVTGKNGWWNDIVGKDKIIDTDIYTVLAFNVPGNGFGGLEESFLEYYKEFTARDVARIFSEGLNRLNINALYAIVGASVGGGITWELAALRPNLAAYVIPIATDWKSTDWVIGNCFIQDEILNHSSQPLFDARLHAMTFYRTPESFASKFKREKQRKDAFKIETWLAHHGEKLEGRFDLSAYKMMNQILKTIDIIQGRGTFTEVAKHIASHIHIITINSDLLFKSDENWNTFVELKSVKENVTIGELKSNDGHDAFLIEYQQLIKLLKPVFNLKLQEHDNYTSSYIRNW